In Seonamhaeicola sp. S2-3, the genomic window GAATTTGATATAAAAAAATGGCAAGATTTAGAAAGAGGAACTACAATTTTAAAAGTATTTCCAAGAGATTTAAAAAAGTAATAATTACCTTAATTATAGTCATTTAGTTAAATTACGAGTTAGGTTATAAAAAAAAATTAAAAAAAATCGATAAAATGATTGTTTTTAATGACAAAATGTATAAATTAGCGGTCTAAATCTCAAATCTTATTAAAAATGAAAACTAAATTAATCCTACTTTGTTTTGGCTTTTTCTTTATAACTGGAGTTGGATTTGCTCAAAAAAAGAATACACCTAAAAGCATTATTAGCGATAAAGTTGCTATAAGAAAATATCACAGTAAAGAAGAATTAGATAGAAAACAAAAAGGAGAGTTGCTAGGTTTGTATATTGAAAGAATTGAAAGTTTAGTTCAATTATTACCTTACATTGCTTTTGCAACAAAACCTGGAGTTACAATGTCTAGTTTAGGAATCCCTAATAATAATGATAATAGAAAGATTCTTGATGAACAATTTGAAGCTACTGCCGATTTTTTAACAGCCAATAGGGAATTTCAGGAAACAATACTTCCGTATTCAGATACAGATAATTTAGTATCTGCTATACTGTTTTATGAATCTACGTTAAAATCATTACATGAATATAGTGAGTTTCATTAAATTAAACCCTTAGTGTTATTGCTATTTTAGGATAGGATAAATATTAATAAATTAAGGGGTTGCTTTTTAAATCACTCCCTTTTTTAGCTAAAATCCAATAAACATCTGTAAAATAAGCGGTTTCTGAAGTTTTTTTAATGATAATTAACATAAATAAAATGTATTTTATCGATTAATTTGGTATTTCGTAGATTTTATTGTATGTTTGAATCGAATTATTAGGAACCCCCATTTCTACAAAATCATAAACGATTGATTATGAAAAATTTTACAAAATTAACCTACGTATTATTTTTGTTATGCGCTAACATTTTTGCACAACAAGAAAAAGGAATAGTTGGTAATACTAATTGGTTAGATAATTGGACAGAATTTAATCCTAAGCAACAAAGCTACAGAGAACCAACTCAAATTATTTCTGGTAACATAACTAAAGACACAAGGCTTTCTAAAAGAGATACCTATTTATTGGTAGGTAGTGTTTTTGTTACAAATAATGCAACACTTACCATAGAGCCAGGAACAGTTGTTTTAGCAGATTATAACTCAAAAGCGTCTTTAACAGTATCTAAAGGAGCAAAAATAATTGCTGAAGGTACAGAAACAGATCCTATTGTGTTTTCTTCTAACAAAAGCTTAAAACGTGCAGGAGACTGGGGAGGGATAATGTTGTTGGGTGATGCGCCTTTAAATAAATTCGGGAATGGTTCTGTTGCTAATTTACACGATAATTTAGATGCTTCAAATTACGCTAATGTAAATTATGGTGGTAATGATACTATAAGTAATTCTGGTGTATTAAAATATGTTAGAATAGAGTATGCAGGTAAAAGAATTAAGGGCGCAGGTTATCTTAATGGTTTATTATTGGCAGGAGTGGGGTCAGAAACAGTTTTAGAAAATATAATGGTTAGCTACTGTGCTGGTGATGCTTTTGAAGTTTTAGGAGGAGAGGTTACTATTAATAAAGCCGTTTCTTATAGAACAAGTAGTAATGATTTTGTGTTCAATTATGGGGCTCAAGGTTATTTAAAAAATTCTTTAGCAGTAAGATCTCCATATATATCTAGTAGTGAAGGTTCTCGTTGTCTAAGGGTTTTATCGTATGATAATAAGCAAGAAGTTGACTTTTCAAAAAATGGAACCCATGTTGTTGCCGAAAATTTAACATTTCTTAATGATAGTGAGACTCTAAATAGTGATATAGAAAAAGGCTTGGTTAGTGAAGCTATTTATGTTGGGCAAGAAACCTTTTTAGATATAAACAAAAGCGTTATTTCTGGGTTTAACCCTGCTGTTATATTAGATGATAGAATTCGTATAAATCAAGAAAACCTTGAGCGAATTAGGTTTACAAACATGTATTTTAATAACTGCAAGGGTAATATATACGTTAACAATAATAGCAATAATGACGATTTAGAAAATTGGTATGGTAATGCGGCATTTTTTAACGTGTATTCTAAAAGTACTAATGAAGAAACTTTTATTGATATTCAAAATAAAAGAAGACCAGACTACAGGTTGCGAATTAATAAAATAATTGCAACAAATCTTGATTCAGATGTAAATGGAGACTAATCACTGTACATTATTATGATATGAGTATAAACAGAAAGTTATCTAATGAAAAAAATTATACTTATAGCGGTTTTTATTTGTTCACTAACTGTTAAAGCCCAAGCACAAATTGTTATTAGTAAACCTAATTTAGGTTATACTCAAGCCTGCGCTAGTGCTTCATTTAATAGTTATAATGTTACATTTTCATTTACACCAGAATCTAGTTTAACTAGTTCAAACCAATTTATTATAGAACTTTCTGATGAAACAGGAGATTTTTCAAATCCCACTACCATATACACATCAGCTGCAGGAAGTATAACCACTTCTCCAGCAACATTAAATTTTTCATTGCCAACCGATACAGCAGGTGAAGCTTATAAAATTAGAATTAAAAGTACATCTCCCGAAGCAACTAGTAGCGGGTCTGACCCTTTTCCAGCTTATTATAAAATTCAAGATTCCCCATTTACCATTAATAATTTAATAGAAACTGCTATTTTTTGCTCTGGAGGTAGTTATTTATTAACTATTGATAATCCAGGAGGAGAAATGAACGATTCTCCATTACAGTATCCATCACTAACTTTTAATTGGTATAAAGAAACTAGCGAAACAACTTCGGTTTTCGTTGCTTCTGGTGAAAGTTTAGAAGTTACAGAGGCAGGTACTTATTTTGTTGAGACCAACTATGGTTCTTGTACTTCAAATTCGTTCTCTAATAGAGTTACAGTTACAGAAGCAATATCTAGTGAAACAACTGTTACCATTAATTCTTCTTTAGGAAACCCTTATTGTCATACAAATGGACCTACAGTTTTAAGTACTATAAAAGGAGATAGTTATAAATGGTTTAAAGATGGAGAACCTATTAATGATGCTACAGAACAAATGTATGAAACCAATGAAAGTGGTACATATTCTGTTATTGTAAATTTAGGAGAATGTAGTGCTACAGCTTCAATAGATTTAGAGAATAGTGGCTTTACAAGTAGTATAGATGTTGAAGATGTAAATGATTTAGAAGAAGGAGAAACGTTAATTGCTACAGTTACTACATCAGCAATAACCCCAACATATGAATGGTTTAAAGATGGGGTCTTAATATCAGGAGCCACATCAAACAGTTATGAAATTTCAGAATCTGGTAATTACAGTGTGGTAATTACTCAAAATGTAGGTTGTTTATCAACTAAAGAATTTACATTTAGCGTTACAGAACAATTTCCAGATGTAGCCAAAATACCAAATTTAATAAGTCCTAATGGAGATGGTATTAATGATACTTGGATTATTCCACAAGAATATACAAGTGGAACAGATACTCAAGTTATGATTATAAGTCCGCAAGGTAAAATTGTGCTTAATACCAATAATTATCAAAATAATTGGCCAGAAAACTTAAGTTTTAAAGATGTAAACCCAGTTTACTATTATATAATAACAACCCCAAATAACCAAACACGTAAAGGATCAATTACGGTGATCAAATGACATGAATAAAAATCTACTATACCTGATTTTGTTTTTATGCTTAGCGCAAACCTCTCACTCACAAGATAATGGGGTTGTAGCTATAGATTTACCTATAAGAAATTCTTTAAAATTTAATAAATATGCTGTAAATCCAACATTTAGTTTTGTTAGAGAACAGAATAAGTATATAAGTTTTACAAATAAAAGACAGTGGGTGCAGTTTGATGATGCGCCACAATCGTATTTATTTAGTTATTCAGGAAGATTTAAAGAAAATATAGGTGCCGGAATTGGTTTATTTCAACAAAATTACGGAGTGCAAACTGTATTTGGTGGTATGCTAAACTTTGCCTATAACGCAGTTTTAGACAGAGATAGCAACTTAACTTTTGGGTTGAATGTAGGAGCTTATCAGAGTAGTATAAACGAAGGTAATGTTGTAACTAATTTTCAAGATCCCGCACTTCAAAATATTCCTAAAAACACGCTATTAACAGTAAATCCAGGTATTAATTACGGTACCGCTTTTTTTGATTTTGGTTTTTCAGTTAATAATCTGGTGTCATATAATTTAAGTGCTTCAAAAATAATAGAAGACAATCCAGAGCAAAGTTACCAAGCTCATATTATGTATACGGGTTATATGGATAGCCGTGGTTTTCTTGATGAAAGTAAATTTTCAACTTTAATTCGTTCAGAATTTAAAAAAGAAACCACAGTTCTTTCTGGTCTTGCTATGTTAACAATACCAAAAGGTATATGGGGACAAGTTGGATATAACACATTATACGGTGCATCTGCAGGAGTAGGTATTAATATTACAGAACAAATTGCAGTAGAATATAATTATGAGCAATCTGTTGGTGAATTGTCAGGTTTTGGTAATTCTCATGAATTCACCATTGCCTATAGATTTAAAAATAACAACAGGTATTTATATAATGGAGATGATGAAGAAAAGTCAGTCTTCACACCAAAAAGAAAAAAACGAACCATAGCAAATCGTGCTTCTAGCTCAAAACCAAAAGTAGATAGAGAAGAAGCTGCTCGATTGAAAGCAGAAGAAATAGAAAAAAGAAAGCAAGCCTTAGAAGAAAAACGTCTAGCACGTCAAGAAGCTGAACGTTTAAGAAAAGCAGAACAAGAAGCCTTAGCAGTAAATACAGAAGAAAACAACAATAAAGAAGAAGCAAAAGATGTTGTAGAGACAAGTGAAAATGTAGAAACTGCTGAGAAACTTGAAGCTGAAAGAAAAGCTAAAGAAGAAGCAGCTAGAATTAAAGCAGAACAAGAAGCTCAAAGACAAGCGGCGGAGGCAAAAGCTAGGGAGGAAGCTAGATTGAAGGCTGAAGCAGAAGCTGCTGCAAAACTTGAAGCTGAGAGAAAAGCTAAAGAAGAGGCAGACAGAATTAAAGCAGAACAAGAAGCTCAAAGACTAGCAGCCGAAGCTAAAGCTAGGGAGGAAGCTAGATTGAAGGCAGAAGCAGAAGCAGCTGCAAAACTTGAGACTGAAAGAAAAGCTAAAGAAGAGGCAG contains:
- a CDS encoding gliding motility-associated C-terminal domain-containing protein yields the protein MKKIILIAVFICSLTVKAQAQIVISKPNLGYTQACASASFNSYNVTFSFTPESSLTSSNQFIIELSDETGDFSNPTTIYTSAAGSITTSPATLNFSLPTDTAGEAYKIRIKSTSPEATSSGSDPFPAYYKIQDSPFTINNLIETAIFCSGGSYLLTIDNPGGEMNDSPLQYPSLTFNWYKETSETTSVFVASGESLEVTEAGTYFVETNYGSCTSNSFSNRVTVTEAISSETTVTINSSLGNPYCHTNGPTVLSTIKGDSYKWFKDGEPINDATEQMYETNESGTYSVIVNLGECSATASIDLENSGFTSSIDVEDVNDLEEGETLIATVTTSAITPTYEWFKDGVLISGATSNSYEISESGNYSVVITQNVGCLSTKEFTFSVTEQFPDVAKIPNLISPNGDGINDTWIIPQEYTSGTDTQVMIISPQGKIVLNTNNYQNNWPENLSFKDVNPVYYYIITTPNNQTRKGSITVIK
- a CDS encoding PorP/SprF family type IX secretion system membrane protein; translation: MNKNLLYLILFLCLAQTSHSQDNGVVAIDLPIRNSLKFNKYAVNPTFSFVREQNKYISFTNKRQWVQFDDAPQSYLFSYSGRFKENIGAGIGLFQQNYGVQTVFGGMLNFAYNAVLDRDSNLTFGLNVGAYQSSINEGNVVTNFQDPALQNIPKNTLLTVNPGINYGTAFFDFGFSVNNLVSYNLSASKIIEDNPEQSYQAHIMYTGYMDSRGFLDESKFSTLIRSEFKKETTVLSGLAMLTIPKGIWGQVGYNTLYGASAGVGINITEQIAVEYNYEQSVGELSGFGNSHEFTIAYRFKNNNRYLYNGDDEEKSVFTPKRKKRTIANRASSSKPKVDREEAARLKAEEIEKRKQALEEKRLARQEAERLRKAEQEALAVNTEENNNKEEAKDVVETSENVETAEKLEAERKAKEEAARIKAEQEAQRQAAEAKAREEARLKAEAEAAAKLEAERKAKEEADRIKAEQEAQRLAAEAKAREEARLKAEAEAAAKLETERKAKEEADRIKAEQEAQRLAAEAKAREEARLKAEAEAAAKLETERKANEENLIEITSDLDQETINSINKINESAKESKKQQSELMDKLAEKVAIKQKDLDDLKQENDLSEQGIYVEPKPFKSVTAENAEIEALKEQLDKVIEEQRIKIEELEAVYITRKRKVKDDNDALNIKYSKAIEKLKAQQLQAIKAKAELENSLETIKVATEFERKRRIKRAAYDNQQDRYKKDSTTLASIKKFAQPSNLVFTEDDFDFGDEPNDNIQIVKNVTNAESGYYMVIAIHENEAKRDEFLRKVVSMGRKDIEFFFDVNTNKYFIYYSKFDNIEEAQRLLQSKGNEPYNAKMSIVKIEN